A window of Pseudomonas guangdongensis contains these coding sequences:
- the rpsP gene encoding 30S ribosomal protein S16, with protein sequence MVTIRLARGGSKKRPFYHLTVTNSRSARDGRFVERIGFFNPVATGGEVRLSVNAERAQYWLSQGAQPSERAAQLLKEAAQA encoded by the coding sequence ATGGTAACCATCCGTCTTGCTCGTGGCGGCTCCAAGAAGCGCCCTTTCTACCACCTGACCGTGACCAACAGCCGCTCTGCTCGTGACGGCCGTTTTGTCGAGCGCATCGGTTTCTTCAACCCGGTCGCTACCGGTGGTGAAGTGCGTCTGTCCGTGAACGCCGAGCGTGCCCAGTACTGGCTGAGCCAGGGCGCCCAGCCGTCCGAGCGCGCTGCCCAGTTGCTCAAGGAAGCGGCGCAAGCCTGA